The Papaver somniferum cultivar HN1 chromosome 6, ASM357369v1, whole genome shotgun sequence genome segment CTATCCTTCTTATCTaaaagaaaaaccctaactttaaaATCCATTCTTAACAAAGAACCATCTAAAGCTAATttagctgctgctggtgctgcatTCATTTTCAGCACTGTTTTACAAAATGGTCAATTAGCTTTAGCCATTGATGCACCACCTCCTGTGATTCAAGTTGAAGCTGCAAAACCCACTACTTCAAATGCGTCCCTAGAAAATATTCTTGCTACTGCGCCTAAACCACAAACACAATCTGATTTACCAGAAGGTTCTCAATGGAGATACAGTGAATTTCTTAATGCAGTGAAGAAAGGGAAAGTTGAGAGAGTTAGGTTCAATAAAGAAGGTGGATTTCTTCAGCTTACAGCTGTTAATGGAGTCAAGGCCACAGTTACTGTGCCTAATGACCCAGACCTTATTGATATATTGGCTATGAATGGTGTTGATATCTCTGTTTCTGAGGGTGATTCTAATAATGGAGGGCTCTTCAGTATCATTGGTAATTGAAAATCTCTTCCTTTATTAATTTTCTGTAATTTTCTTGATTATTCAGTATAATTTTTTGCTTTAGTAGTACTCCACGAATTGAATGTGCAGTTGGTACTACTTGGTAAGTGAAATGTTATCAGTATTGGGGTTCATACTTAGTTTTTGACAAATTGTTTGGGTGAGGTTATTTGATGCTGACACTTAGTATTGTTGTAGGTAATCTGTTCTTCCCATTGCTGGCTTTAACTGGACTGTACTTCCTGTTCCGGAGAGGTCAGGGAGGAGCCGGTGGCCCAGGAGGTTTAGGGGGTCCAATGGAATTTggaaaatcaaaatccaaatttCAGGAGGTTCCTGAAACTGGAGTCACATTTGCCGATGTTGCTGGGGCTGACCAGGCAAAATTGGAGTTGCAAGAAGTTGTTGATTTCTTGAAGAATCCTGATAAATACACTGCCCTAGGAGCTAAAATTCCAAAGGGTTGTTTGTTGGTTGGACCTCCTGGAACTGGTAAGACCCTTTTGGCCAAGGCAGTATCTGGAGAGGCTGGTGTGCCATTTTTCTCATGTGCTGCATCAGAATTTGTTGAATTGTTTGTGGGTGTTGGAGCTTCGAGAGTTAGAGATTTGTTTGAGAAAGCAAAAGCCAAGGCTCCATGTATTGTATTTATAGATGAGATTGATGCTGTGGGAAGGCAGCGTGGAACTGGTATGGGAGGTGGGAATGATGAGAGAGAACAGACAATTAATCAGCTTTTGACAGAGATGGACGGATTTTCAGGGAACAATGGTGTGATCATTTTGGCCGCAACAAACAGACCAGATGTTCTTGATGCAGCATTGTTAAGGCCTGGGAGGTTCGATCGACAGGTTACGGTGGACAGGCCTGATGTTGCTGGTCGAGTAAAGATCCTCGAGGTACTTTCAAAACCATCTATCTATAATCTTTTACACCTGCTGCTCTATGCTTTCGTTAAATATACACTCTTTGTTGAAAACTATCTTGCCACCTTCTCACATCAACCCCTCACCGAGTCATATGTGATGATTAATAATGAGTGAAACTAGCAGATCTCAGAACTTTGCATATTCCAGTACAGTTTGTTATGCGAGGAATCGTGTGCCAAAAGTGAAACTAAATTGATTGAATGCATTTTTGTGAATTATGATCTCTAACGACGTCCACCTATGTATTTATGAGATTGAAATAGTAGAGATTTTGAAGAATGCTTATATGAAAAAGTACAATCAGTGGGTCTTTGGAGCATGCATCCATCATAAGGCCTAAACCTTGTTCTAGTAAAGCCCAATTCTTTTCTCAACTTCTTTCATTGTTCATTGTTCTGAGGTTATAATGCTTTTTCTCATGATAGGTGCATTCTCGAGGAAAAGCACTAGCGAAGGATGTGGACTTTGATAAGATTGCACGAAGAACACCTGGATTCACTGGAGCTGATTTGCAAAACCTAATGAATGAAGCAGCCATTTTTGCAGCTAGACGTGACCTCAAGGAGATAAGTAAGGATGAGATTTCCGATGCCTTGGAAAGGATCATCGCTGGACCCGAGAAGAAAAATGCAGTTGTTTCAGAAGACAAGAAGAAACTAGTAGCTTATCATGGTAGTAACTACTATCCGTCCTTCCTTTCATGTAGTTGCAGTTCATATATCTTTAAACAAGATTTTGCATAGTCATTTACTCATCCTATTAACCTATATTTAAATTGGAAACAGAGGCTGGTCATGCTCTTGTTGGTGCACTCATGCCTGATTATGACGCTGTCGCCAAGATATCCATCATTCCTCGTGGCCAAGCTGGTGGTTTGACTTTCTTTGCTCCGAGTGAAGAGAGACTAGAATCTGGGTTGTACAGCAGAAGCTACTTGGAGAATCAAATGGCTGTTGCTTTAGGTGGCAGGTTTGTTAACAAAGCTCTTCTCTTCTTATTTTAGCTGCCACTTTGAAAATGCATAGGTGGATTCTCGCTGATCTAAAATCCATAGCGAGTTAATGCATTGAGTACGGTAATGACAGTTCAGGAAGCAAGAAATGAAGTGTGTCCATCTAATTTTTATTTGTCTTTTCATTTCTTGCTGTCACAAACTTACAGGGTGGCTGAAGAGGTGATATTTGGCAAAGAAGGTGTTACTACTGGAGCGTCAAGCGACTTCATGCAGGTTTCTAACGTGGCAAGGCAGATGGttgagagatttgggttcagcaaaaagatagggcAGATTGCCATTGGTGGAGGTGGAGGAAATACCTTCTTGGGTCAGCAAGTAAGCAAATACTCCAACTTTGCAACTGCTAgtctaaaaaaaggaaaaaaaacaaataaacctatgaAGTTGCTTATCTTTTCCTTTTTCGTACTATTACTGTTATACCATACAATACTTTGCAGACTATTAGAGCTTTTACCTTGCTTGTCACTCCTTCCCCATATGTTCTGTTAAAGATTACTAAACAATGTGATCAATCTTCAATTTTTCAGATGTCAACCCAAAAGGATTACTCAATGGCAACAGCTGATATTGTGGACTCAGAAGTCAGGGAGTTGGTGGACAAGGCATACGCCAGGGCCTCACTTCTCATCGAAACACACATTGACATTCTCCACAGCCTCGCTCAGCTTCTAATTGAGAAGGAAACTGTGGATGGGGAGGAGTTCATGAGCCTTTTCATTGATGGGCAGGCTGAACTATATGTTGGCTGAACAGTTACTAATTAAGATTTAATGTATAAAATCGTACAAATGTTGAACTCTGATATATTTTTATCtcatcaaatggagaaaagaaaaaaaaaaaggaaaacacaTACATTTACTGTTAACAAGAACTAATGTCTCCCTCACTCTCCCTATATTACAATTTTTCTGTGATTATACATAACAACATGGTTTCTGTTTACAACATTGGATGATGATGGTGGTTGGTGGCTTCACTATCTACCATGCCGTTGCCTCTTTTCTTCAAGGCCGGCAGCTTCGTTCAACATGTCGGCAGCGTCCTTGTGCATTTCCAGCTTAGAAAGGGCAACTGACTGCATGTAAAAAGCTGTGGGCCAATCTGGGTAAACACATTGGGCTTGCATTGCGTCTCGGAGAGCAGCATCTGGCTGGTCATTGAGGAGATAGCATAGACTACGCCTTGCATATACTGTCGGAGAAACCATGGTGCCTACATCTATGAACTGTACATACACACCATGAGAACAAATAAAAATTGAGAACCTTTTGCATATCAACCCTCTACTATAGTGTCTACCAAAAAACTTCTAGTAGGTAAAGTGCCACTCATTTTCCACAAGCATGAAACTAGATATAATACTAGCGAAGCTCAAAAATAGTATCAATCAGCTACCAGCCATATGCCTCATATCATTAAGAACAAGAAACGAGTTAAGAACTAGCAAGCCTTGTAAACAAGTCAAAAATAATATCAATCAGATGACATTTTTCATTTCCAAAACATAACCAGTCTAAGACTAGACTCAGAGATATTGTAGCATATAAATAGAAGACTGAATTTCTTAATGAaaaggaaagaaagaagaaattacCTGAGAGTAACAACTAATGGCAGCTTTAAAATCTGTATCACGAAAGGCAAAGTCCCCCCGCTTCCTTGCCTCCAGCATATCTCTCATTTGCTGTGTCCACTCTTGGAAGGATAACTGATGAAAAAAAGCACATTGCAATCAATCTCAGCCAAGAATACACCTAGGACGATTCACTCTCATATACCCCTTTAGAAAAAGGTTTAATTACCTCATTGGTTCCTTCATCGTCTCTGTAATGGGTTGTCACCAAAATCTTATGGATAGCAGTGAGATCCCTCCTTTGACATGCCTCACCCATTGGTGATAAGGGTCGCTGAGGCGTAGAAGGTGTTTCCTCATGTTTCGGAATGCCCAGCATTACATGAGATGGAACCTACATGGCCAGAATTTTGGTGATTTAACATTTTGCAACCACTTGTCAACAACGAAAACAATTTCACTAACATGTGTACATCATAATATTGTCCACCCAGGTCCCAGGGACTTAATTAGAGGTTCTAGAACTGGATCTATACGTTAGCCACAATTGCTCGCAACAGATAACTATCAAGTAAAACATGCTCAGTCTGGTAGGtacaacaagaaagaaaaaagtaAGAACTTACATCAGCTTTGGACTGCAATGGTGAAAGTGTATCAATAAGCTTCTTGAGATCGGGCCTCTCCCCAGGTTCATTTTGCAAACATTGAGAAGCAAGTTCAATAACCACAGTTGCCTCTTCTGTTGAGAATTTCCCATCTAAATGTGAATCCATCAAGATAAGGATGTTCTTGCCCCGAATCATATCAAGAGCCTGTATAAAGCACatagaaagagaaaagaaatgagGAAGAGAACTACATTGTTTTTCGAACTAGATCTAAGTAATAGATGGAACTAGAGATTGGTCGTCATGTAAACCCAAAGGAAGAGCAACAGCTACTTATATCAGAAAACTCAATATTTTGAGGTAAATTTTAATCAATATAGGTTAATCTAAACTGAGCTACTAATCATAAAGAAACACTGAAGTAGTTGCACAACTCTGGGCACAGTATAACAATCCAAAAATAAAACCTTACATGACTTGGAGGAATGTGCTTTCCACTAAGAAGATCCAAGAGAATAGTGCCGACACTGAAGATAACACTTTCAGAAGTGACCCTTCCTGTTTTATGACAATCACAAGGATGAGTTAAACCTACTTCATGATATCCAATTATACAAACTTATTAGAAATTAGTTCACACCATATATGGAACTGTTCAATACAACTCGTAGGTCACGCATGGCGGAAACGTGGTGCATCCTTCCAAAACATTTCCTTATCAAGTTCAACCCCCAATTAAACATGTATGTAAACCAAACTAGGAATATAGCACGCGGGAGTAAGTGGCTTGTACTTCAAAATTAAGAATATCGCAGGATCACTTTCAGGATAAGCAATGGATGGGGCATGGAGATTCAGCCAGGGAGAAGGATGATAGAAAATAACACAAAATATAACGCAAAAAATACGTAAAGCAGGAGTACAGAGAATAACTACCATTTCTTAGATACTCTGGAGGCGTGTAAGCCAGATTTGTGCTGTAACTCTTTCCATCACTGCTATTTTTCATTAGCCCAAAACAGGAGAGGCGTGGATCACCATTCTACAAGCAGAAATAGAATGACCCTAATGCATCACTAGAGTGCTAAAAGACAGCATacagatttatttttttaagtgattgcTGGCAGCAATATGTAGAAGACCTCATAATATAGATAAAATTGAATACCTCATCAAAGAGAACCCTATAACCATTCAAGTCATGGTACAAAGCTCGGCCTTTAGTACTGCAATAATCTAATGATTCAGCAATATGCAGAGCAACTCTTAAACGCATAGCCCATTCAATTGTTTGATGTTCCCCTATCAAGAGTGAAGAAAACAGGATCTAGTGTCAAATAAACCAGAAGAAAATAATCATTTCTCGCAGTCATACATATATGGAAACAAAATTACATAAACAAAAGCAATAACATTATTTCAACAATCTAAAACAACCGAATGGTTCGGAATATGTTGTTAGTCTATAATGAGCATTAATGGAAACTCAGTAAACCTATATAGTTAACACAAGCACTCTAGTTCTTGAATGTAGTATAACCTAGTTAAAGGATACCCTAGAAGTATCACTATTTAGCTCTAACTAATGAATTCCACACCATGATTTCATTTCGTAGTCACCAAACATAAACCTAACTCTATGAATAACTAAGTAATCACATAAACATCATGAAAACGGGGATTAAAGGTTCCATACACATACAGTGGAATAGATGTTTAGCTAAGGTATCATTGTGCATGTATTCAGCAACAAGAAGTCTCTCATCACCATCACAGCAATACCCAATCAAATTGGCAAGCTTAGAATCCCTCAACTTTCCAACTCCTCCAGCTTCCACCTAAAAGAAAACACCAATTCACCAACAATcaaattcaaaaccctagactaatTTTCGAAttcaataaaagaaagataaacAAGAATTAATCACTTACAGCAAACTGCTTAGGATCAGGCCATGCAGTTTTAGAGAATTTCTTAACAGCAATCCAGCGACCATTCTGAAGACGACCTTTGAAGACAACATTAGGTGCTTTATCACCA includes the following:
- the LOC113289556 gene encoding ATP-dependent zinc metalloprotease FTSH, chloroplastic-like produces the protein MGSTSNNLLLSSTFFSTQLLHSPPTPKTTNSSFPLSFLSKRKTLTLKSILNKEPSKANLAAAGAAFIFSTVLQNGQLALAIDAPPPVIQVEAAKPTTSNASLENILATAPKPQTQSDLPEGSQWRYSEFLNAVKKGKVERVRFNKEGGFLQLTAVNGVKATVTVPNDPDLIDILAMNGVDISVSEGDSNNGGLFSIIGNLFFPLLALTGLYFLFRRGQGGAGGPGGLGGPMEFGKSKSKFQEVPETGVTFADVAGADQAKLELQEVVDFLKNPDKYTALGAKIPKGCLLVGPPGTGKTLLAKAVSGEAGVPFFSCAASEFVELFVGVGASRVRDLFEKAKAKAPCIVFIDEIDAVGRQRGTGMGGGNDEREQTINQLLTEMDGFSGNNGVIILAATNRPDVLDAALLRPGRFDRQVTVDRPDVAGRVKILEVHSRGKALAKDVDFDKIARRTPGFTGADLQNLMNEAAIFAARRDLKEISKDEISDALERIIAGPEKKNAVVSEDKKKLVAYHEAGHALVGALMPDYDAVAKISIIPRGQAGGLTFFAPSEERLESGLYSRSYLENQMAVALGGRVAEEVIFGKEGVTTGASSDFMQVSNVARQMVERFGFSKKIGQIAIGGGGGNTFLGQQMSTQKDYSMATADIVDSEVRELVDKAYARASLLIETHIDILHSLAQLLIEKETVDGEEFMSLFIDGQAELYVG
- the LOC113289557 gene encoding serine/threonine-protein kinase BSK1-like translates to MGCCESSLFTELGAKKDKIPQNQQQQQPQQGNHKQPPFNRHPISTNSSPNSSSLPPVNSIVDGDEPPSFTEYSLSDLKAATNNFSSEFIVSESGDKAPNVVFKGRLQNGRWIAVKKFSKTAWPDPKQFAVEAGGVGKLRDSKLANLIGYCCDGDERLLVAEYMHNDTLAKHLFHWEHQTIEWAMRLRVALHIAESLDYCSTKGRALYHDLNGYRVLFDENGDPRLSCFGLMKNSSDGKSYSTNLAYTPPEYLRNGRVTSESVIFSVGTILLDLLSGKHIPPSHALDMIRGKNILILMDSHLDGKFSTEEATVVIELASQCLQNEPGERPDLKKLIDTLSPLQSKADVPSHVMLGIPKHEETPSTPQRPLSPMGEACQRRDLTAIHKILVTTHYRDDEGTNELSFQEWTQQMRDMLEARKRGDFAFRDTDFKAAISCYSQFIDVGTMVSPTVYARRSLCYLLNDQPDAALRDAMQAQCVYPDWPTAFYMQSVALSKLEMHKDAADMLNEAAGLEEKRQRHGR